In one Gossypium hirsutum isolate 1008001.06 chromosome D09, Gossypium_hirsutum_v2.1, whole genome shotgun sequence genomic region, the following are encoded:
- the LOC107892291 gene encoding RNA exonuclease 4: MEFAESIRKKCAACFREFNKMEHLVDHMRTSYHSLHEPTCVLCNKHCRSFDSLREHLIGPLPKQECNKLFKILGCKFCLSILESPHTLKLHQHRCRFSGVNYGTMSRPANKSTTVVDNGLSSHVVALACQMVDGGGNNESMDVCARVCMVDEYENIIFHVYVKPPISVPNYRYENSGIGGEHLRDGMPLKQVQRRIEEFLCNGEAMWKIRSPKAGKARILVGHHLHPLLQSLHLQYPSFMIRDTAAYPPLMKTNKLSNSLKYLTQTYLGYDIQAGVQDPYEDCVATMRLYLRMRNQVHQREDYPQASDPRNRNNFAPSRQSELERMSPEAMLAISRSDYYCWCLDSM, translated from the exons ATGGAGTTTGCAGAAAGCATTCG GAAGAAATGCGCAGCATGTTTCAGAGAGTTCAACAAAATGGAGCATTTGGTTGATCACATGAGAACTTCATATCATTCACTTCATGAACCTACCTGTGTACTTTGTAATAAACACTGCAGGTCCTTTGATTCTCTAAGGGAACATCTTATAG GTCCTTTACCGAAACAAGAATGcaataaattattcaaaatccTAGGATGCAAATTCTGCTTATCGATTCTCGAAAGCCCTCACACTCTTAAGCTTCACCAACACCGATGCCGCTTCTCTGGAGTAAATTAT GGAACAATGTCTCGACCGGCGAATAAGTCTACTACTGTTGTGGACAATGGGTTATCGTCGCATGTGGTTGCACTGGCTTGCCAAATGGTGGATGGTGGTGGGAACAATGAGTCAATGGATGTTTGTGCTAGGGTTTGCATGGTTGACGAATACGAGAATATCATCTTCCATGTTTATGTGAAACCACCTATTTCAGTTCCAAATTATAG GTATGAAAACAGTGGCATTGGAGGCGAACATTTGAGAGATGGAATGCCATTGAAACAAGTGCAAAGAAGGATCGAAGAGTTTCTTTGCAATGGAGAAGCAATGTGGAAAATTCGATCACCTAAAGCTGGAAAAGCTAGGATTCTTGTGGGTCATCATCTTCATCCTCTTCTTCAATCCCTGCATTTACAATATCCATCATTTATGATAAG GGATACTGCAGCATATCCACCTTTaatgaaaacaaacaaacttAGCAACTCACTCAAGTACTTGACTCAAACATATTTGgg aTATGATATACAAGCTGGCGTTCAAGACCCTTATGAAGACTGTGTTGCAACAATGAGGCTTTACCTGAGGATGAGGAACCAAGTTCACCAGAGAGAAGACTATCCACAGGCTTCTGACCCTCGAAATCGGAACAACTTTGCACCATCAAGGCAAAGCGAGCTTGAGAGAATGTCTCCGGAAGCAATGCTGGCTATCTCGAGGTCTGATTACTACTGTTGGTGCTTAGATTCCATGTAA